The following are encoded together in the Serratia sp. UGAL515B_01 genome:
- a CDS encoding hemagglutinin repeat-containing protein, whose protein sequence is MNKNRYRLIFNPARGMMMVVPDIAGAGRAGAASPASGFGQTLSQWRGKVHGVCFALLLALGAVQPVQAQIVADGSAPGNQQPTVISSANGTPQVNIQTPSAAGVSRNVYSQFDVDNKGVVLNNSHLNTQTQIAGMVTANPWLARGEATVILNEVNARDPSQLNGFIEVAGQKAQVVIANPAGITCSGCGFINANRATLTTGQPQLFNGQLTGYDVARGEIVVQGGGLDSSRQDHTDLIARAVKVNARLWANDLNVTTGRNQVDAAHQTVSAKTADGSPRPTVAVDVAQLGGMYAGKIRLIGTESGVGVHNAGEIGSTAGDIVITADGMLVNSGQVNSAQHLTVNTPAGIDNRGALYAGASNRLTTAGTLTNQGTIAAAGDTTLRAAEVDSSRTAVLGAGVQSGNSNLTPATLRVDASGTLRAQGKNLSGSALQFTAQRLDLNGSQTQGDALTLNALGGDIDLSNSQLQGTTLAFTAQAGGIHLDNGQTRGGDVTLNAHGGDITLTGSRAQVRDLTLNVDGGTITARHSQTQGRDLVFNARDGALDFTGSQTQGSHITFTAPGEITLTGATLSASTLAASTASLLRSDNARVMAEQVGLHAQALSNVGGLIAQTGTPDFTLDLTGDFDNRAGTLLSQGNLTLNAQRLLSDSQSLLAAGVQNNGRLADRGDLRVATRQDLQAVGQTLASGTLALSGSQLEMNDSQLQAREMHLTAREGDINTQRATLTALDTLSLTANGNAGQTLDNQGGTLSARTVSLALGQLNNDAGRITASEDLTLGLQGDFTHQAGAWLQVGRDLTLTTPGAVTNAGQIIAGGTLNTHTGNLENSGSLVATQASLTSAGALTNRGEVQVNGRLETDVTTLFNTGTLISGDGTLRARERITNSGPQALIGATDENGTLALLAPVIENSDTVTDTDTAPSTTLLGMGNLVLAGGQDEDGQYRAAAQVLNISGLIESGKDLRVEATTLTNRRHILTADSDFVVADTQHGSAFWTPDTPDIPGGRYAEPPHGGSMNSDYIGTDYTSTLAYNHIDRISPEAQLLAGGDLTARVGTLENYWSKVSAQGAIDLTGVTLLQDGWGSAQRLMERTTSTGQWNYRTYKGELWSTAWGPEVKEQATSAYASSLTAHTISGSGVTLNNGATPGTVAPPSVRDNTGKAFSVEFNGLSLTPPSGGLYRFSVDPSVNSHYLIETNPAFANLNQWRGSDTVLAQLSTDPNRILKRLGDNAYEQRLVRDQVLALTGRAVMADYRDAQAQFEQLFADGLQYSQAFNIALGTGLSAEQMATLTHNIVLMETREVAGQTVLVPVVYLAGVKPGDLRANGAVIAAEDIRLTNMQGFTNAGAVTATRNLSLDMAKDVTLDNRGGLLQAGNTLQLGTLNSDIDLSGARLNAGSLRLDSGRDVLLRTETTLYGSDNGAVQRTDSQLGPLASITVSDGATINAQRDFIQQGASLTVGQDLQVTTGGDWVLNTTQTRDRIDTQYGGGSATSEHRRHLGSTVTVGGALNADVTHLTATGANLKADTVNVQAQGITLQAATDSLQVTGESSSQRHTSAVNLYDETLQGSQLSAKGDVRLNAAQDIALSASAIRTDGALNLAAGGNVTLSTQNEQHDAYRQHTGTSKGVLSSTTTHTEDSLSQTWAVGSLLSAGAIDVSGKNIAVSGSQVVADNDLALRAKESLTVTTAQQRESESHRYEQSKSGVMSTGGLGVMVGSSKTTMTDTGSTLSSVGSTVGSLMGNVTLSAGEDLTVKGSDVMAGKDLSLSGSSVSVLAAEHQSAQRHTVEQQQSGLTVALSGAAGGAVNTAVTTARQANKETDSRLAALQHTQAVLSGVQAGQAVGVELAKGGDARATVGLSASLGSQTSASDSQSQSTTAAGSTLTAGNNLSITATGKGTGSQKGDITVLGSQLKAGGDTTLSAERDVLLGGVANTQQTTGSNSGSGFGVGLDVSTAGVMASANANKSQGAENGNGTQWTETTIDSGNTVRITSGRDTTLTGAQVSGDTINLDVGRDLTLRSQQDSDRYDAHQSSMSGGLSVPVGPGAGSGVQFSTSRDKVNSNYDSVQEQTGLFAGKGGFDITVGNHTQLDGAVIASQADTSKNRLDTGTLGFSDIDNKADFKTEHQGGSFSTGGSRLGNVLSNSNNLALSGANHSGSAEGTTQAAIAEGTITIRDKDNQQQDIADLSRDTENANGSIAPIFDKEKEQNRLREAQLIGAIGGQAMDIARTQGQIAGLNAQKDPAALQAAREQLVAKGKPFTEADVQQQAYNTAMAQWGTGSAIQQGIQAATAAIQGLAGGNMAQALTGASAPYLAGVIKKATGDNQAANAMAHAVLGAVTAYASGNGALAGAAGAASAELLAPHILAGLGWDKDKLTEEQKQTVSLLATLAAGMAGGIVGDSTANALAGAQTGKNAVENNYLSVQEKTELELAKQKLQNSKDPAEREQAQQKINELREKDIASDKEVIDACGNGNAGSAACASARLKVIAAKGEYETGQYNNKVSDMYSDAYGQILNLLNITSVDAQNQQQVKDAMVNYAMVQLGVDKATAEQYVSTYDGMKIVAASMTPVLGGAAAAKLKGLMAESSISPANQKYVDILSPEAKQHILYGDSLTSGGHLYPGNPGKTVFPQNWSADKVVHAVGDIATSPDTQWFAQTGTGGIYTSKGKPANWVSYETRDGVRIRVVYQPATGKIVTAFPDNAPIPSSYKKTK, encoded by the coding sequence ATGAACAAAAATCGCTACCGCCTCATTTTCAACCCCGCTCGGGGCATGATGATGGTGGTACCCGATATCGCCGGGGCAGGTCGTGCTGGTGCCGCCTCGCCCGCCTCCGGCTTCGGGCAGACCCTTAGCCAGTGGAGAGGCAAGGTTCATGGCGTGTGCTTTGCGCTGCTGTTGGCCCTCGGGGCCGTTCAGCCGGTGCAGGCGCAGATTGTCGCTGACGGCAGCGCACCCGGTAACCAGCAGCCGACCGTCATCAGCAGTGCCAACGGCACGCCGCAGGTCAATATCCAGACCCCCAGCGCCGCCGGGGTGTCGCGCAACGTCTACAGCCAGTTCGATGTCGATAATAAAGGCGTGGTGCTCAACAACAGCCACCTCAACACCCAGACCCAGATTGCCGGCATGGTCACCGCCAACCCCTGGCTGGCGCGCGGCGAAGCCACGGTCATTTTGAATGAAGTCAACGCCCGTGACCCCAGCCAGCTGAACGGCTTTATCGAAGTCGCCGGGCAAAAGGCCCAGGTGGTGATTGCCAACCCGGCCGGCATCACCTGCAGCGGCTGCGGTTTTATCAACGCCAATCGCGCCACCCTCACCACCGGCCAGCCCCAGCTGTTCAATGGCCAACTGACCGGCTATGACGTCGCGCGCGGCGAGATTGTGGTGCAGGGCGGCGGGCTGGACAGCAGCCGTCAGGACCATACCGACCTGATTGCCCGCGCCGTCAAGGTCAACGCCCGCCTGTGGGCCAACGACCTTAACGTCACTACCGGGCGCAACCAGGTGGATGCGGCCCACCAGACGGTGAGTGCCAAAACCGCCGACGGCAGCCCACGGCCCACCGTGGCGGTGGATGTCGCCCAGTTGGGCGGCATGTACGCCGGTAAAATCCGCCTGATAGGCACCGAAAGCGGCGTGGGCGTCCACAATGCCGGGGAGATAGGCTCGACCGCCGGGGATATCGTCATCACCGCCGACGGCATGCTGGTCAACAGTGGCCAGGTCAACAGTGCTCAGCACCTGACCGTCAACACCCCGGCCGGGATAGACAACCGCGGTGCCCTGTACGCCGGGGCCAGCAACCGGCTCACCACCGCCGGCACTCTCACCAACCAGGGTACCATTGCCGCCGCCGGGGACACGACGTTGCGCGCGGCCGAGGTGGACAGCAGCCGCACCGCGGTGCTGGGGGCCGGGGTGCAGTCCGGCAACAGCAACCTGACCCCGGCCACCCTGCGCGTCGACGCCAGCGGCACCCTGCGTGCACAAGGTAAAAACCTCAGCGGCAGCGCGTTGCAGTTCACCGCACAACGCCTCGACCTCAACGGCAGCCAGACTCAGGGGGACGCCCTGACCCTCAACGCGTTGGGCGGCGATATCGACCTGAGCAACAGCCAGCTGCAGGGCACCACCCTGGCCTTTACCGCCCAGGCGGGGGGTATCCACCTCGACAACGGCCAGACCCGGGGCGGCGACGTCACGCTCAACGCGCACGGGGGCGATATCACCCTCACCGGCAGCCGGGCGCAAGTGAGAGACCTCACGCTTAACGTTGATGGCGGGACTATCACCGCCCGCCACAGCCAGACCCAGGGGCGAGACCTGGTGTTCAACGCCCGCGACGGCGCCCTGGATTTCACCGGCAGCCAGACCCAGGGCAGCCACATCACGTTCACTGCCCCGGGGGAGATTACCCTGACGGGGGCCACGCTCTCTGCCAGCACGCTGGCGGCGTCGACCGCCTCGCTGTTACGCAGTGACAACGCCCGGGTGATGGCCGAGCAGGTCGGGCTCCATGCTCAGGCGCTCTCCAACGTGGGTGGCCTGATAGCCCAGACCGGCACCCCCGATTTTACCCTGGACCTGACCGGCGACTTCGATAACCGGGCGGGCACCCTGCTTTCCCAGGGCAACCTGACCCTCAACGCCCAACGCCTGCTGAGCGACAGCCAGAGCCTGCTGGCCGCCGGGGTACAAAACAACGGCCGCCTGGCCGACCGCGGTGACCTGCGCGTGGCGACCCGTCAGGACCTGCAGGCGGTCGGGCAGACCCTGGCCAGCGGCACCCTGGCGCTCAGCGGCAGCCAGCTGGAGATGAACGACAGCCAGCTCCAGGCGCGTGAGATGCACCTCACCGCGCGTGAGGGCGACATCAATACGCAACGCGCCACCCTGACGGCGCTGGACACCCTGAGCCTGACGGCGAACGGCAACGCGGGGCAAACCCTCGATAACCAGGGCGGCACGCTGAGTGCCCGCACGGTGTCGCTTGCGCTGGGGCAGTTGAATAATGACGCGGGCCGCATCACCGCCAGTGAAGACCTGACCCTGGGGTTGCAAGGGGACTTCACCCATCAGGCGGGGGCATGGCTGCAGGTCGGGCGAGACCTCACCCTGACCACCCCCGGTGCGGTGACCAACGCCGGGCAGATTATCGCCGGCGGTACGCTGAACACGCACACCGGCAACCTGGAGAACAGCGGTTCGCTTGTCGCCACCCAGGCCAGCCTGACCAGCGCGGGCGCGTTGACCAACCGCGGGGAGGTGCAGGTCAATGGCCGGCTGGAGACCGATGTCACCACCCTGTTCAATACCGGCACCCTCATCAGCGGCGACGGGACGCTGCGGGCCCGCGAGCGCATCACCAACAGCGGGCCACAGGCCCTGATAGGGGCCACCGATGAGAACGGCACCCTGGCGCTGCTGGCCCCGGTGATTGAAAACAGCGACACGGTGACCGACACCGACACCGCCCCGAGCACCACGCTCTTGGGCATGGGCAACTTGGTGCTGGCCGGGGGCCAGGATGAGGACGGACAGTATCGAGCCGCCGCCCAGGTGTTGAACATTTCTGGCCTGATTGAGTCCGGTAAGGACCTGCGGGTTGAGGCCACCACTCTGACCAACCGCCGCCACATCCTGACCGCCGACAGCGATTTTGTGGTGGCCGATACCCAGCACGGCTCGGCGTTCTGGACGCCGGACACCCCCGATATCCCGGGGGGGCGCTACGCGGAGCCGCCGCACGGCGGGTCGATGAACAGCGACTATATCGGCACGGATTACACCTCGACGCTCGCCTATAACCACATCGACCGCATCAGCCCGGAGGCCCAACTGCTGGCCGGGGGTGACCTGACGGCACGGGTGGGCACCCTGGAGAACTACTGGAGCAAGGTGAGCGCCCAGGGGGCGATTGACCTCACCGGGGTGACCCTGCTGCAGGATGGCTGGGGCAGTGCCCAACGGCTGATGGAGCGTACCACCTCCACCGGCCAATGGAACTACCGCACCTACAAGGGTGAGTTGTGGAGTACCGCCTGGGGCCCGGAGGTGAAGGAGCAGGCCACCTCGGCGTACGCCTCCAGCCTGACCGCCCACACGATAAGCGGCAGCGGGGTCACCCTCAACAACGGGGCAACCCCGGGCACGGTGGCGCCACCGTCGGTGCGTGACAACACCGGCAAGGCCTTCAGCGTGGAGTTCAACGGCCTTTCCCTGACCCCGCCGAGCGGCGGTCTGTACCGGTTTAGCGTGGACCCCAGCGTCAACAGCCACTACCTGATAGAGACCAACCCGGCGTTTGCCAACCTGAACCAGTGGCGCGGGTCGGACACGGTGCTGGCCCAGTTGAGCACCGACCCGAACCGTATCCTCAAGCGCCTGGGGGACAACGCCTATGAACAGCGTCTGGTACGCGACCAGGTTCTGGCGCTGACCGGGCGCGCGGTGATGGCGGATTACCGCGACGCGCAGGCGCAGTTCGAACAGCTGTTTGCCGACGGCCTGCAATACAGCCAGGCCTTCAATATTGCCCTGGGCACCGGCCTCAGCGCCGAACAGATGGCGACCCTGACCCACAACATCGTGCTGATGGAGACCCGCGAGGTGGCCGGGCAAACCGTGCTGGTGCCGGTGGTCTATCTGGCGGGCGTCAAACCGGGGGACCTGCGGGCTAACGGGGCGGTCATCGCGGCAGAGGATATCCGGTTGACCAACATGCAGGGGTTCACCAATGCGGGGGCGGTGACCGCCACCCGGAACCTGAGCCTGGACATGGCCAAAGACGTGACGCTGGACAACCGGGGCGGGTTGCTGCAGGCGGGCAACACCCTGCAGCTTGGCACGTTGAACAGCGACATCGACCTCAGCGGGGCACGGCTCAATGCCGGCAGCCTGCGGCTCGACAGCGGGCGTGACGTGCTGCTGCGCACCGAGACGACGCTCTACGGCAGCGACAACGGGGCGGTACAGCGCACCGACTCGCAGCTCGGGCCGCTGGCCAGTATCACCGTCAGCGACGGTGCGACTATCAACGCCCAGCGCGACTTCATTCAGCAAGGGGCCAGCCTGACGGTCGGCCAGGACCTGCAGGTCACCACCGGCGGTGACTGGGTGCTGAACACCACCCAGACCCGCGACCGGATAGACACGCAGTACGGCGGCGGCAGCGCCACCAGTGAACACCGGCGCCATCTGGGCAGCACCGTGACGGTCGGGGGGGCACTGAACGCCGACGTCACCCACCTGACGGCCACCGGGGCCAACCTCAAGGCCGACACGGTGAACGTGCAGGCACAGGGCATCACCCTGCAGGCCGCCACCGACAGCCTGCAGGTCACCGGCGAGTCATCCAGCCAACGCCATACCAGCGCGGTGAACCTGTATGATGAAACGCTGCAGGGCAGCCAGCTGAGCGCCAAGGGCGACGTGCGGCTGAACGCCGCGCAGGACATTGCCCTGAGCGCCAGTGCGATACGAACCGACGGGGCCTTGAACCTGGCGGCCGGTGGCAATGTCACCCTGTCGACACAGAATGAGCAGCATGACGCCTACCGTCAGCACACCGGCACCAGCAAAGGTGTGCTCTCCAGCACCACCACCCACACCGAGGACAGCCTGAGCCAGACGTGGGCGGTGGGGTCCCTGCTGTCGGCGGGGGCCATCGACGTCAGCGGCAAAAACATTGCCGTCAGCGGCAGCCAGGTGGTGGCGGATAACGACCTGGCCCTGCGGGCCAAAGAGAGCCTGACGGTCACCACTGCGCAGCAACGGGAGAGCGAGTCTCACCGTTATGAACAGAGCAAGTCGGGGGTGATGAGCACCGGCGGTCTGGGCGTGATGGTGGGCAGCAGCAAGACCACGATGACGGACACCGGCAGCACGCTGAGCAGCGTGGGCAGCACCGTCGGCAGCCTGATGGGCAATGTCACCCTGAGCGCCGGGGAGGACCTGACGGTGAAAGGGTCTGACGTGATGGCCGGCAAAGACCTCAGCCTGAGCGGCAGCAGCGTGTCGGTACTGGCGGCCGAGCACCAGAGCGCCCAGCGCCACACGGTTGAACAGCAGCAGAGCGGGCTGACGGTGGCACTGTCGGGAGCGGCCGGCGGTGCGGTGAACACCGCGGTGACCACCGCCCGGCAGGCGAATAAAGAGACCGACAGCCGCCTGGCGGCGTTGCAGCACACCCAGGCGGTGCTGTCCGGGGTGCAGGCGGGTCAGGCGGTGGGGGTCGAGCTGGCCAAAGGCGGCGATGCCCGCGCCACCGTGGGGCTCAGCGCCTCGCTGGGCAGCCAGACGTCCGCCTCCGACAGCCAGTCACAATCGACCACGGCGGCCGGCTCAACGTTGACGGCGGGCAATAACCTCTCCATCACCGCCACCGGCAAGGGCACGGGCAGTCAGAAGGGGGATATCACCGTCCTGGGCAGCCAGCTGAAGGCCGGGGGCGATACCACCCTGAGCGCCGAACGGGATGTGTTGCTCGGCGGCGTGGCCAACACCCAGCAGACCACCGGCAGTAACAGCGGCAGCGGTTTTGGGGTGGGGCTTGACGTGTCGACCGCCGGGGTGATGGCCTCGGCGAATGCCAACAAGAGCCAGGGTGCGGAGAACGGCAACGGCACCCAGTGGACAGAAACCACGATTGACAGCGGCAACACCGTACGCATCACCAGCGGACGCGACACCACCCTGACCGGCGCGCAGGTGAGTGGCGACACGATAAACCTGGACGTGGGGCGTGACCTGACGCTGCGCAGCCAGCAGGACAGCGACCGTTATGACGCGCACCAGAGCAGTATGTCCGGTGGGCTGTCGGTGCCGGTGGGGCCGGGTGCCGGTAGCGGGGTACAGTTCTCGACCAGCCGAGACAAGGTCAACAGCAACTATGACAGCGTGCAGGAGCAGACGGGCCTCTTTGCCGGCAAAGGCGGCTTTGACATCACCGTGGGCAATCACACCCAGCTGGACGGGGCGGTGATAGCCAGCCAAGCGGACACGAGCAAGAACCGCCTGGACACCGGCACGCTGGGCTTCAGCGATATCGACAACAAGGCGGACTTCAAGACCGAACATCAGGGGGGCAGCTTCAGCACCGGGGGCAGCCGGCTGGGCAACGTGCTGTCGAACAGCAACAACCTGGCGCTGTCGGGGGCCAACCACAGCGGGAGTGCTGAGGGCACCACCCAAGCGGCCATCGCCGAGGGCACCATCACCATCCGCGATAAAGACAACCAGCAGCAGGACATCGCCGACCTGAGCCGCGACACCGAGAATGCCAACGGCAGCATTGCGCCGATTTTTGATAAAGAGAAGGAGCAGAACCGGTTAAGGGAAGCGCAGCTGATTGGGGCGATTGGGGGTCAGGCGATGGATATTGCGCGGACGCAAGGCCAGATAGCCGGTCTGAATGCCCAGAAAGACCCGGCAGCGTTGCAGGCGGCCAGAGAACAACTGGTCGCGAAAGGCAAGCCGTTCACCGAGGCGGATGTGCAGCAGCAAGCGTATAACACGGCGATGGCGCAATGGGGTACGGGCAGCGCGATCCAGCAGGGTATCCAGGCGGCCACGGCAGCGATCCAAGGTCTGGCGGGTGGGAATATGGCGCAGGCGCTGACCGGGGCGAGCGCACCGTATCTGGCGGGGGTGATAAAGAAAGCGACCGGGGACAATCAGGCGGCTAACGCGATGGCGCATGCGGTGCTGGGTGCGGTCACGGCCTATGCCAGCGGTAACGGTGCGCTGGCCGGAGCGGCGGGAGCCGCGAGTGCCGAGCTGTTGGCCCCGCATATCCTCGCGGGACTGGGCTGGGACAAGGATAAGCTGACGGAAGAACAGAAACAGACCGTGAGCCTGTTGGCCACCTTGGCGGCGGGCATGGCCGGTGGTATTGTGGGCGACAGCACGGCGAATGCGCTGGCGGGTGCGCAAACCGGCAAGAACGCGGTGGAGAATAACTATCTGAGCGTTCAGGAGAAGACAGAGCTTGAGTTAGCGAAACAGAAACTCCAGAACAGCAAAGATCCGGCAGAGCGTGAGCAGGCACAACAGAAAATCAATGAACTGCGTGAAAAGGATATCGCCAGCGACAAGGAAGTGATCGATGCCTGTGGCAATGGCAACGCAGGAAGTGCGGCTTGTGCGAGTGCAAGACTGAAGGTTATCGCGGCGAAAGGTGAGTACGAAACCGGGCAGTACAATAATAAAGTCAGTGATATGTACTCTGATGCCTATGGTCAGATATTGAACCTGCTGAATATCACCAGTGTTGATGCGCAGAATCAGCAGCAGGTGAAGGATGCGATGGTGAACTATGCCATGGTGCAACTTGGCGTAGATAAGGCGACAGCAGAACAATACGTCTCTACTTACGATGGGATGAAGATTGTGGCGGCTTCGATGACACCAGTATTGGGTGGTGCTGCCGCTGCAAAACTCAAGGGCCTAATGGCTGAGAGTTCCATCAGTCCGGCAAATCAGAAATATGTCGATATTCTTTCACCAGAAGCTAAACAGCATATTTTGTATGGGGACAGCTTAACGAGCGGAGGACATCTTTACCCAGGAAATCCAGGGAAAACTGTTTTCCCGCAAAACTGGTCTGCTGACAAAGTAGTACATGCTGTTGGCGATATTGCTACATCTCCTGATACTCAATGGTTTGCCCAAACGGGTACCGGTGGTATCTATACCAGTAAAGGAAAACCTGCTAACTGGGTGTCCTATGAAACCAGAGATGGGGTAAGGATTAGAGTTGTTTACCAGCCAGCAACGGGCAAAATTGTTACAGCTTTTCCTGATAATGCCCCAATTCCGAGTAGCTATAAGAAAACCAAATGA